TGATCCAGCATGTAAAATTGCATGACCCCAAATCGACACAGGAAGTTTTGCTCTCATTATTAATGGTCTAGCGATTAGCTGTAAATGTTTGATCAATGATTCAGCTAAACCATTTTGAGTGTGTACATGAGCAACAGGGTGTTCGACAACAATTCCCACAGATATGCAATAGTCATTaaaagcatgtgatgtaaattCACCAACATTATCAAGTCTCACCCTTTTAACAGCGTAATCAGGGTAATGTGCTCGTAGTTTGATAATTTGAGCAAGAAATTTTGCAAAGATAATATTACGAGTTGATAATAAAGAGACATGAGACCATCTGCTGGATGCGTCTATCAAGACCATGAAATATGTAAATGGTCCACATGGTGGATGAATTGGTCCACATATATCACCTTGAATTCTTTCAAGAAACATTGGTGATTCCTTGTCAACTTTTAAGGACGAAGGCCTTGTAATTAGTTTTCCAAGTGAACAAGAGGTACATAGAGGCATTTTATCTGATTGGGGAATCTTTTGATATTTCAATGGATGTCCATGTGTGTTTTCAATAATTCTTTTCATCATTGTAGATCCTGGATGGCCTAGTCTGTCATGCCATAAGTTAAATGTCTCAGGATCACAAAAACTTTCTTTTACTGCCATATGTGCTTGAGGCACATTAATGTGTGTATAATGCAAACCAGAGTGGAGCATTGGCAGTTTTTCCAATATATGATCTTTGCTCATGATGTGTAAATATTTCTTATTATCAACAGTCCTTGACTGCGTATCATATCCGTTGTGATATATGTTTTTGAAACTCAACAAGTTTCTCGTTGATTTTGGGGAAAATAAAGCATTCTCTATTAAGAGCTTTGTACCATTTGGTAATATTAAATTAGCTTTCCCACTCCTTCTATCAAGTTTGTAGGACCTGATATTGTATCAACGGTTCCTTTTGTTGGTTTCAACTCATAAAAATATTTCTTAGATTTTAAGTATAGTGTGTGTGGCTCCACTATCCGCTATACATATATCTGCATCATTTGTTTGCTCTTGTGCTCCAATGGTATTcattttaatcttgaaaatataaaGAGAAATAATAGTAAGTGTATAACGAAGGCAttatgaattattttaaataAGAAGTTTATTTATTAGTTGAAAACGTTACATGAAAAGAAAGACTAATGAAACATAATAAAGATAGTTATAATAAAGGAAATTACATAATTGTTgcatataattattattattttttttaaatgaatttagttttattaataatcaatgAATAGGTATAGTCGACGACATTCAGTTCGACGTTGAtatcattaaaattatccacatgGTTCacctccttttcttttcttttgagaGAGGCATGGTAAAGTTCACATAAATGTGAAGGTGTACGACAAGCCTTTGACCAATGGTTTGTACTTCCACACCTGAAACAATAAGTGCCATTGTTTTCGGACCTACCAGCTTCATTCCTTTTGTTATACTGGTTGAAATTGGTATTTTGTGGAGTGTGGTAATTGGGGGTTCTTTGATTTCGACCACGACCGCGACCACGTCCACGACCATGGGAATTACCTCAGAAATTATTATTTCCTTTGAAGGAATGGTTGCGACCATTACCTTTAccaaaatggccacgaccatggCCTCGTCCCCATTTTCTTCCAGAGTCTTTAGTATCATCATTAATAACAACATTTGCTTCTGGAATGGCTAATGATCCAGTGGGACGAGCTTGATGATTTTTCATTAGTAGTTCATTGTTTTTCTCTGCTACGAGGAGAAATGAATTTAGATCAGAATATCTTTGAAACATTTGCAACCGATATTGTTGTTGCAGTTTATATTTGATGCATGAAATGTGGAGAAAGTTTTCTCTAACATATCTTCCTCCGTAACAGTTTGCCCACAGAATCGGAGCGTTGAGCATATTCTAAACAAAGCAGAGGTGTATTCATTCACCTTTTTAAAATCTTGGAACCTGAGATTGTTCCATTCATCTCTAGCAGTGGGAAGTAAAACTTCCCTCTGATGATCAAATCTGCTTTTTAAATCTTTCCATAAAACGTATGGATCCTCACAATTTGAATATTCAAATTGCAACATCTCATCAATGTGTTTATGGAGGAAGACACCTGCTTTTGCCTTGTCTTGATCGCTACAATTATTCGACTTCATTATCGTTTCCAAAACACCCATTGATTTGAGATGTCGCTTAACATGTGCCGTCCACGGCATATAATTTTCTCCGGTGATATTAAGAGCCGGGAATTCATTTTTTGCGATGTTTGCCATTTTGTTGATTGCTTATGATGAATATCTTTGGGCTTAAGGTCTTCTTTGATTAGGATATAAGCgactcgtgctgataacgtgttataaTATAACAAGAATTAACACAAGATTAGTGCTAAAACTTTAAGAACTTTAGAAATGTtataagagaaagaagaagagaatTGTATAACTTATGAAAGTGTATACATGATGTGCATTTTCTCTTCTACCTTTAGCTAATATTTATACTACAAAAAGATTAACTATTTGGTAGACAAGGTTAACTCTTTGGTAGACAAGATTAACTATTTAGTAGACAAAACTATCCCTAAGTTTGACAAAGAGTTCATCCACTTGATTGGTAAATCTAGAGGTAAATCTTGATCTTCATGGTAAATATTTAATAATATTCATCACACTACTCACTCTTTTTTCAATACACCAATTTTGAATTAAATTGGTTGTTCTATTTATTTTTTactgttttctttttttttattttttcattttaatTATTGACTATTATTCGGCTGTTTCTATTTTATTAATATACCGGTAAtaagacccgcgcgcgttgcggcgcgggtacttcgcaaatatcgaacggattagtccaagcgttatgtgatgtgttaaccatacacgttttgacgtatccgattgaaGTCAATGTATCCTATTGTTGCATTTCGATTGTATTAAAGCTtaacgtaaatcgaatttatatcgtacaatcataatGTATTATACGCGACCtgactaactcgaatttatatcgtcaagCAAAAAACTCCCGAGGGGTCAAAGtggcatttacaaagttcataaaaagttaagtggttaaaaattgcatttcctaaacttaagggctaagaaagggtaaagataaaatttgataaagttttgaGGTAAAAAGGAAATTATAACAAAGTTGGAGCTGAAAAGAAAACTACAACAAAGTTGGGGTGTCAAAAGCAAACTATTTGTAAAATGGAGTagtagtttagggactaaatttgccattttatgaaactttgaaggtGCCAAAGTCAATGGGCTAaaattgcaacatcgtgaaagtaTGGGGGATGGGGAGGCAAAGCCGGTGGAGTTTCCACTGACTTTGTCTTTTGACGGGTGGAAACATATAGTAAGACAAAAACACGATTCGTATAACGCAGTATATAAAagacaattacaaaaaaaaaaagtgtaaaacacaaaggtagatacaaagtgtaaaacacaatgcCTAAGACATTTCGTAAAACACAATGCATTGGCATTTGCAAAAGTAGGAGTTGTAGCATAGGGGTTACAGTTGCAATTTTTTTAAAGTTGAGCTGGTGTAAAAATGGAGTAATAGTGCAAGGGGTAAAAAAGCAAAGTCTTAAAAAGACAAAGTGTAAAAGTATAGGGGCGGTGGCGGAAATGTGTAAAAAATGAGGTGGTGTTGGTGGAAATGTAAAAGAAGATGGTTGGTGCGTAACTATGTAAGAGCTAATGGGGTGATGGTGAAAAACCAAAGTAGAGGGTTGGTGCTGGCAAAATTTGAAATATGAGGTTgcggttttgaaaattcaaaatagaagatttagggactaaatttgccattttatgaaATTTAAAAGTTATAAAGTCAATGGGCTAAAATTGGAATATCATAAAAATAGGGGGCAATGAGGCAAAGCCGGTGGGAAACCCACCGACTTTGTTCTTTAAGATTATATAGAATTACGTGTTTTAAgtaataattaaattaaatagtGCAACATTACCTATTTTACTAATCATATTTGATATTTAGTTGTCTCTATTTTAGTAAGATGttcgataataataataataataataataataataataataataataataataataataataataataataataataataataataataataataataataataataataataataataaaaaagttaattCTATCAATTATTTTCATGGATCATTATATTTGATTTATTTACATTTAACTTTTAGCGTGCGTGAACACACATATGTGTAGAAAGTATAAGTGTATCGATATTGTATTTTTTATTATGAATTTCAAATAATGGTAGACCTTTAATaatgtttttttcttttaaattgcACTTAGTTTTATCCTTTTGTTATGTGACCCGATTGATATCATAACgatttttttagaatttagcATAGACAatcaaaccctaaaaatttttgCCCCTCATGAAAAatatttctgggtccgccactgtatATAAGACCCAATATTTGACACGCCTAGTTTCAAGGAGATGATAAATTTGTCTGTAAAATTAGAAGTGGTTTTTGATGAATCGTTATGACGGTACCTCATTATAATCTTACATTGCGCTCACATGTTATAAACAGACAATATAGACGTTTCGTTGAATATCCTTGTAGTTTATTAGATTTAAATTAAACCAAAGGTTAGATGGATGTTATTCCTCATTATAATGTTCAGCTTTTGTTAAATTCTAATTATCATCACGTAAATATTAACTATCGCAGTATGTATATGTATTCAAGAAAAGACAGatgataaaataataaaaaagggcAGATTTAGTGGGTAGAGAGGGTTTGGATGTTTATGTATAAAGCTGATTGAAATCTCTGGTGTCAGCTGAGTACAAAAGATTAAATAATACCCTGAATCCTATATCTTTTCCGTACTGTAATTTTTtcgaagaaaaaaaaaacgatttaTTTAAGTTTTGCTATATATGCCGTTCGAGAAGTTCTTCCAACgttattttgtttttttcttaTTGTTTTGTTAGTTTTTCTTTTCGGTATACAAAATAATCTTAATGTGAGAATCGaatgaaacttttttttttgaattttctcCCATCTACTTGAAAATGATTTTATttgaaaaatgtaaaaaaaaaaaaaaaatcatgattttaCAGAATAATTATTGTAAAGTAATTGTAATTACTTTataatatacaaaattatataattACTCTACTGGTGTAACAACCCTTATATCTAACttaatttaatattatatatatatatatataatatatatatatatgggtagggatatggtaaaaagtgtctaaaatgtaagaagggtaagaagtgttttaaaccattggatatttgatctaatggttgagatcaatagggtataaaatgtaaattgtgttttaattagaaggaccttatgtaaaaattgaagggcaatagtgacttttccaacgtttcaaaatatggtaaccgtttcaaaacccccatcaaccttcctaaagatcagcgaattatatggtaaccagcgaattatatggtaaccgtcatcaatctccaaaaaatcaacgaatttcttcatactttatcataaatagatctataatcagattcatggcgtggtgttttaaaaaactggataaattgactatgattcaggtcatggtgttttatctggagacattgttcatgtcgTGGTGTTTTATACgcttatgattcaagtcatggtgttttatctggagacattgttcatggcgtagtgttttatcttgagacattgttcatggcgtggtgttttatctggagacattgttcatggtgtggtgttttatctggagacactgttcatggcgtggtgttttaaacatctggagacattgttcatagcgtggtgttttatctggagacattgttcatggtgtggtgttttatctggagacattattcatggcgtggtgttttatctggagacattgttcatggcgtggtgttttgtctccagatgtttaaaacaccacgccatgaacaatgtctccagatataACACCACGCcgtgattcaagtcatggtgttttatctggaatcccaAGCAACCTTCTATGAATATAACACCATACAACTTAATAGAACCCGTTTCATACCAAACATTATATAAAACAAACTTTATCAAATAACTCATGTTTTTTCATGAAAAAAAATATAGATGAAATCCATGAAAACACAGTAAGTTTTATTGTATATTTTTCCTGAACGCAATCTGTATATAAACGACACCATACAAACAATTGTTTTATGCAATAAAACACCACACATGAACCTGTACCGCTTTCTTCCATTTGTGATTTTCGTAATGAAAAAATTGCTCCAAAATTGCAGAGaaaaaatacttttgaacctgAATTAATGAACGAAGATGATATAATACTAGTTAATGA
The sequence above is drawn from the Helianthus annuus cultivar XRQ/B chromosome 12, HanXRQr2.0-SUNRISE, whole genome shotgun sequence genome and encodes:
- the LOC110892988 gene encoding uncharacterized protein LOC110892988 is translated as MANIAKNEFPALNITGENYMPWTAHVKRHLKSMGVLETIMKSNNCSDQDKAKAGVFLHKHIDEMLQFEYSNCEDPYVLWKDLKSRFDHQREVLLPTARDEWNNLRFQDFKKVNEYTSALFRICSTLRFCGQTVTEEDMLEKTFSTFHASNINCNNNIGCKCFKDILI